In a single window of the Aminomonas paucivorans DSM 12260 genome:
- a CDS encoding NYN domain-containing protein translates to MPRSSSRRSSKPRRKAPVEEPVQSVLTPSFHAAPSGVGHASGAGEDMQAQNSLAVLIDADNANPAIIEGLLGEVAKYGVASVKRIYGDWTTPQLGSWKTVLLEYSIHPVQQFRYTVGKNATDSAMIIDAMDLLYTGRFDGFCLVSSDSDFTRLASRIREEGKRVVGFGEKKTPRAFVSACDKFIYTELLVAETGRGGTAVRKRTQRDLRADSRLLNLFRTAIEAASDDSGWAHLGAVGTSIVKQAPEFDPRNYGFKKLGELAAAIGLFEVDRKSHYVLIRDSQKQGNGD, encoded by the coding sequence ATGCCGCGAAGTTCATCCCGACGTTCCAGCAAGCCCCGACGTAAGGCTCCCGTAGAGGAGCCCGTTCAGTCGGTCCTGACCCCTTCCTTCCACGCAGCCCCCAGCGGCGTGGGGCACGCTTCCGGAGCGGGGGAGGACATGCAGGCCCAGAACAGCCTGGCGGTGCTCATCGACGCGGACAACGCGAACCCCGCCATCATCGAGGGGCTCCTGGGCGAGGTGGCCAAGTACGGCGTGGCCAGCGTGAAGCGCATCTACGGGGACTGGACCACCCCCCAGCTGGGGAGCTGGAAGACCGTCCTCCTGGAGTATTCCATCCATCCGGTGCAGCAGTTCCGCTACACCGTGGGGAAGAACGCCACGGACAGCGCCATGATCATCGACGCCATGGACCTGCTCTACACGGGGCGCTTCGACGGCTTCTGCCTGGTTTCCAGCGACAGCGACTTCACCCGCCTGGCCTCCCGGATCCGGGAGGAGGGCAAGCGGGTGGTGGGGTTCGGGGAAAAGAAGACCCCCCGAGCCTTCGTTTCCGCCTGCGACAAGTTCATCTACACGGAGCTGCTGGTGGCGGAGACGGGGCGAGGCGGCACGGCGGTGCGCAAGCGGACCCAGCGGGATCTGCGGGCGGACAGCCGGCTGCTGAACCTCTTCCGCACCGCCATCGAGGCGGCGTCGGACGACAGCGGCTGGGCCCACCTGGGGGCGGTGGGGACCAGCATCGTCAAGCAGGCGCCGGAGTTCGACCCCCGCAACTACGGCTTCAAGAAGCTGGGAGAGCTGGCGGCGGCCATCGGCCTTTTCGAGGTGGACCGCAAGTCCCATTACGTCCTCATCCGGGACAGCCAGAAGCAGGGCAACGGGGACTGA
- a CDS encoding SDR family NAD(P)-dependent oxidoreductase: MDQPFRPLGVVTGATSGIGAAFAEALAEEGYDLLLTGRRETLLAERSRSLEQRFGIRVEALRVELDRPQEVRRLAERLRSLEVDLLVNNAGFGVRCDFLRTPPRTWEALMDLQVRCPLELTQAVLPGMVARGRGGVVNVASEASFLPVPRNGVYAGVKAFLLRWTESLALELEGSGVTVQALCPGLTRTDFHGRLGEEGARLSRSRWIRWLTPEMVVRASLGDLKRGRAVCVPGWGSRARIALLSLLPRSLRLALLGRFFRSTSGKR; this comes from the coding sequence ATGGACCAGCCTTTTCGCCCCCTGGGGGTGGTCACCGGGGCCACCAGCGGCATCGGGGCGGCCTTCGCGGAGGCCCTGGCGGAGGAAGGGTACGACCTGCTGCTCACGGGCCGTCGGGAGACCCTGCTGGCGGAGCGGTCCCGTAGCCTGGAGCAACGCTTCGGCATCCGGGTGGAGGCCCTGAGGGTGGAACTGGACCGTCCCCAGGAGGTTCGACGCCTGGCGGAACGTCTTCGCTCCCTGGAGGTGGACCTGCTGGTGAACAACGCGGGGTTTGGGGTGCGGTGCGACTTTCTCCGGACCCCTCCCCGGACCTGGGAAGCCCTGATGGACCTTCAGGTCCGCTGTCCCCTGGAGCTGACCCAGGCGGTGCTGCCGGGCATGGTGGCCCGGGGGCGGGGCGGGGTGGTGAACGTGGCCTCCGAGGCGTCCTTCCTCCCGGTCCCCCGCAACGGCGTCTACGCGGGGGTCAAGGCGTTCCTCCTCCGGTGGACCGAATCTCTGGCCCTGGAGCTGGAAGGCTCGGGGGTGACCGTACAGGCCCTCTGCCCCGGTCTCACCCGAACGGACTTCCACGGCCGCCTGGGGGAGGAGGGAGCTCGGCTCTCCCGAAGCCGGTGGATCCGCTGGCTCACCCCCGAGATGGTGGTCCGGGCGTCCCTGGGGGACCTCAAAAGGGGCCGGGCGGTCTGCGTCCCCGGGTGGGGCAGCCGGGCCCGCATCGCCCTCCTGTCCCTGCTCCCCCGCTCCCTGCGCCTGGCTCTCCTGGGTCGGTTCTTCCGGAGCACCTCGGGAAAACGCTGA
- a CDS encoding amino acid permease, with protein sequence MAETGPAPRRFGTFAGVFTPTTLTILGVILFLRFGDIMGQAGVLRGMAIVLGAQTVTLLTSFSLSAIATNTPVKGGGAYFLISRTLGVEFGGGIGLFLYLAQATSVALYVLGFTESFLGAFPSLGWDSRLVASCVNLGVFLCVFAGAGWTIRLQYGILAVLVLAVLSFFAGALPLASLHTLAANLHPAYGKGSGFFPLFALFFPAVTGIMAGVNMSGDLADPGRSIPVGTFTAIAFTGSVYVGMGLLLSAVLPQGELLSRGFVVRELALVPGLVNAGVFAATLSSALGSMMGAPRVLQAFARDRVLPRLAPFARGSGKTQEPRLATLLTFLIAQGALLLGDLDAVAPVITLFFLVTYATLNLACFLEGVTRNPSFRPRFRWHHWSLSLLGTLECLGLMAFLSPLWSLLCLLALGGTMVLIGRAEILATWGDLTSGLAFQRARASLIRLEKEKYHPKNWRPSILALSGGAWNRNHLAEYACCLASGRGVVSLAQVLLGDVETLGTHREEAERLLRKHIRENGLCAFPVVVAEEDLGRGMKTLLQCHGLGGVRPNTVLLGWSEDPKRRETFFQTLRLARRMGKSILVLRYDQTRSREEGIVPEGPLSVWWTDPQNGSLMLLLAHLLRQNPLWRDHPLRILLTPPPQADRESLVTGMQGRLEKARIDGEIEVLPTEDPEETLSRTLANPGLLLIGFAPPEEEEEEEAFLARMASLLALPGDLLLVCHAGHASLEA encoded by the coding sequence ATGGCCGAGACGGGACCGGCCCCCCGCAGGTTCGGCACCTTCGCGGGGGTCTTCACGCCCACCACCCTCACCATCCTGGGGGTCATCCTGTTCCTGCGTTTCGGGGACATCATGGGGCAGGCGGGAGTCCTTCGCGGGATGGCCATCGTCCTGGGAGCCCAGACGGTGACCCTGCTCACCAGCTTTTCCCTCTCCGCCATCGCCACCAACACCCCCGTGAAGGGAGGGGGAGCCTACTTCCTCATCAGCCGGACCCTGGGGGTGGAGTTCGGAGGAGGGATCGGCCTCTTCCTCTACCTGGCCCAGGCCACCTCCGTGGCCCTCTACGTGCTGGGCTTCACGGAATCCTTCCTGGGGGCTTTTCCCTCCCTGGGGTGGGATTCCCGCCTGGTGGCCTCCTGCGTCAACCTGGGGGTGTTCCTCTGCGTCTTCGCCGGGGCGGGATGGACCATCCGGCTCCAGTACGGCATCCTGGCGGTTCTGGTCCTGGCGGTGCTCTCCTTCTTCGCGGGGGCTCTCCCCCTCGCCTCCCTGCACACCCTGGCGGCGAACCTGCACCCCGCCTACGGGAAGGGAAGCGGCTTCTTCCCCCTCTTCGCCCTCTTCTTCCCCGCCGTCACGGGCATCATGGCAGGGGTCAACATGTCCGGAGACCTGGCGGACCCGGGACGCTCCATCCCCGTGGGCACCTTCACCGCCATCGCCTTCACGGGCAGCGTCTACGTCGGCATGGGGCTGCTCCTCTCGGCGGTTCTGCCCCAGGGGGAACTGCTCTCCCGGGGGTTCGTGGTGCGGGAGCTGGCCCTGGTCCCGGGACTGGTGAACGCGGGGGTCTTCGCCGCCACCCTCTCCTCCGCCCTGGGCAGCATGATGGGAGCCCCCCGGGTCCTCCAGGCCTTCGCGCGAGACCGGGTCCTCCCCCGGCTCGCTCCCTTCGCCCGGGGAAGCGGCAAAACCCAGGAACCCCGCCTGGCCACCCTTCTCACCTTCCTCATCGCCCAGGGGGCCCTCCTGCTGGGGGACCTGGACGCGGTGGCCCCGGTGATCACCCTCTTCTTCCTGGTCACCTACGCCACCTTGAACCTGGCCTGCTTCCTGGAAGGGGTGACCCGAAACCCAAGCTTCCGCCCCCGGTTCCGCTGGCACCACTGGTCCCTTTCCCTCCTGGGCACCCTGGAATGCCTGGGACTCATGGCCTTCCTCTCCCCCCTCTGGTCCCTGCTCTGCCTCCTGGCCCTGGGGGGGACCATGGTCCTCATCGGGAGGGCGGAAATCCTGGCCACCTGGGGAGACCTGACCAGCGGGCTGGCCTTCCAGCGGGCCCGAGCCTCCCTGATCCGCCTGGAGAAGGAGAAGTACCACCCCAAAAACTGGCGTCCCTCCATCCTGGCCTTGAGCGGCGGCGCCTGGAACCGCAACCACCTGGCGGAGTACGCCTGCTGCCTCGCCTCCGGGCGGGGAGTGGTCTCCCTGGCCCAGGTGCTCTTGGGGGACGTGGAGACCCTGGGCACCCACCGGGAGGAGGCGGAGCGGCTGCTGCGCAAGCACATCCGGGAAAACGGCCTGTGCGCCTTTCCTGTGGTGGTGGCGGAGGAGGACCTGGGCAGGGGGATGAAGACCCTGCTCCAGTGCCACGGCCTGGGGGGAGTCCGCCCCAACACGGTGCTCCTGGGCTGGAGCGAGGACCCCAAGCGGCGGGAGACCTTCTTCCAAACCCTGCGGCTGGCCCGAAGGATGGGGAAAAGCATCCTGGTGCTGCGCTACGACCAGACCCGGAGCCGAGAAGAGGGCATCGTCCCCGAAGGTCCCCTGTCGGTCTGGTGGACGGACCCCCAGAACGGCTCCCTCATGCTGCTCCTCGCCCACCTCCTGCGCCAGAATCCCCTCTGGCGGGACCACCCCCTGAGGATCCTCCTCACCCCTCCTCCCCAGGCGGACCGGGAGAGCCTGGTGACGGGGATGCAGGGACGCCTGGAAAAGGCCCGCATCGACGGAGAGATCGAGGTCCTCCCCACGGAGGATCCGGAAGAGACCCTTTCCCGGACCCTGGCCAACCCCGGCCTTTTGCTGATCGGGTTTGCCCCCCCGGAGGAAGAAGAGGAGGAGGAGGCTTTCCTGGCCCGCATGGCCTCCCTCCTGGCCCTTCCCGGAGACCTGCTTTTGGTCTGCCACGCGGGCCATGCCTCCCTGGAGGCATGA
- the rarD gene encoding EamA family transporter RarD, with translation MEGAGKEGRRGLLAAFGAYVLWGILPVYWRALHGVGAPEILCHRILWSVVVLAGVLGATRRGGEVREIFRRPRVAALLVCSGVTIGANWLLFIWAVNSGRILESSLGYYINPLVNVVFGVLFLRERLRPLQALAVGCAFLGVALEVGRYGSLPWVALGLASTFGLYGLLRKLAPVEAAPGLFVETLYLAPLSLGYLVFLGLTGGQAFGPADPGRSLLLAGAGLVTSVPLLLFGFGARRISLCTLGLAQYVSPTLTFALGVWAYGETFSPGRGQTLAFVLGALVLYTADALRQAGRERALQS, from the coding sequence TTGGAAGGAGCGGGAAAGGAAGGGCGAAGGGGCCTCCTGGCGGCCTTCGGGGCCTATGTCCTCTGGGGGATCCTGCCGGTATACTGGCGTGCCCTGCACGGGGTGGGGGCCCCGGAGATCCTGTGCCACCGAATCCTCTGGTCCGTGGTGGTGCTGGCGGGAGTCCTGGGGGCCACCCGTCGAGGGGGGGAAGTCCGGGAGATCTTCCGTCGCCCACGGGTGGCGGCCCTCCTGGTGTGCAGCGGGGTGACCATCGGGGCGAACTGGCTGCTGTTCATCTGGGCGGTGAACAGCGGGCGCATCCTGGAGAGCAGTCTGGGGTACTACATCAACCCCCTGGTGAACGTGGTCTTCGGGGTGCTCTTCCTTCGGGAGCGGCTGCGTCCCCTCCAGGCTCTGGCGGTGGGGTGCGCCTTCCTGGGGGTGGCCCTGGAGGTGGGGCGCTACGGGTCCCTGCCCTGGGTGGCCTTGGGGCTGGCGTCCACCTTCGGTCTCTACGGCCTGCTGCGCAAGCTGGCCCCCGTGGAGGCCGCCCCGGGGCTCTTCGTGGAGACCCTGTACCTGGCGCCCCTTTCCCTGGGGTATCTGGTCTTCCTGGGGCTGACGGGGGGGCAGGCCTTCGGGCCCGCCGATCCGGGGAGATCCCTGCTCCTGGCGGGGGCGGGGCTGGTCACGTCGGTGCCCCTGCTGCTCTTCGGCTTCGGGGCGCGGCGCATCTCCCTGTGCACCCTGGGGCTGGCGCAGTACGTCTCTCCCACCCTCACCTTCGCCTTGGGGGTCTGGGCCTACGGGGAGACCTTCTCCCCCGGTCGGGGGCAGACCCTGGCGTTCGTCCTGGGAGCCCTGGTCCTGTACACCGCCGATGCCCTGCGGCAAGCGGGAAGGGAGAGGGCTCTGCAATCCTGA
- a CDS encoding VOC family protein translates to MTMQFRFCHNSVNVLDLERSLEFYRTALGLVPVKRKEFPEFTLVFLGDGKTEHLLELTWLHDRKEPYDLGDNESHLAFRVDDLEEAHGLHEAMGCICFENKEMGLYFIEDPDGYWIEILRQKQ, encoded by the coding sequence ATGACCATGCAGTTTCGTTTCTGCCACAACAGCGTGAACGTGCTGGACCTGGAGCGCAGCCTGGAGTTCTACCGAACGGCCCTGGGCCTGGTGCCGGTGAAGCGCAAGGAGTTCCCCGAGTTCACCCTGGTCTTTCTGGGGGACGGGAAGACGGAGCACCTTCTGGAGCTGACCTGGCTCCACGACCGGAAGGAGCCCTACGACCTGGGAGACAACGAGAGTCACCTGGCCTTTCGGGTGGACGACCTGGAGGAGGCCCACGGGCTGCACGAAGCCATGGGGTGCATCTGTTTCGAGAACAAGGAGATGGGGCTGTACTTCATCGAGGACCCCGACGGCTACTGGATCGAGATCCTTCGCCAGAAACAGTAG
- a CDS encoding radical SAM protein: MSGTTCGICERNCAVPEGGEGACGLYRRRGGVMEERYPHRYLVATPVSVETVPLLHYRPGAVVLQISTTGCNLCCPGCISTTLVREMDGASPALRHLSPEEVVREARNRGCSGVAFLMNDPLASFFTFREVAKEARRQGLAAGCATNGTFTREALETLLPHLDFVNLGLKGLSQEVYRACGGSSVAPVLRNLRALHAGGVHVEVSCIFRKGDEKTLEEVARLLRGVSPSIPLQVMRFLPFEDAEASLEPSIREAEALCAALRRDSPFVYLFNSPGTPLLHTLCPVCGRVLYRRDFYGPMGARLMDAAPSLSGARACGGCGAELPFTKGEAFREAEFREGDFLGGYPFTRALEMVEALLIPLGVRDRGRVVRAWEEVLTGDGLMRLHREVQRPESYPGLVRRFGALVGAPREARELASYLEDRMDRVRLAVASAPRRPRAYYAMGKALFALKGERLENNLVELAGGESVNKRLAFDGRPGATLEARTLNDLNPEHLFVSAFISSSREDLLRDCQEAGVRVEATRRRQVHPHPAPGWDFGSPRWILGLLHLANCLHPDRASFDLTSEAQEFYERFYGREFSPSGLNRSFAKPCRGWRWNP, encoded by the coding sequence ATGAGCGGGACGACCTGCGGGATCTGCGAACGGAACTGCGCCGTCCCCGAAGGGGGCGAGGGAGCCTGCGGCCTCTATCGGCGTCGGGGCGGGGTCATGGAGGAGCGCTACCCCCACCGCTACCTCGTGGCCACGCCGGTCTCCGTGGAGACCGTCCCCCTGCTGCACTACCGCCCCGGGGCCGTGGTGCTCCAGATCAGCACCACGGGGTGCAACCTCTGCTGCCCCGGGTGCATCTCGACCACCCTGGTCCGGGAGATGGACGGGGCAAGCCCGGCCCTGCGGCACCTTTCCCCGGAGGAGGTGGTCCGGGAGGCCCGAAACCGGGGCTGCTCGGGGGTGGCCTTCCTGATGAACGACCCGCTTGCCTCCTTCTTCACCTTCCGGGAAGTGGCCAAGGAGGCCCGAAGGCAGGGCCTCGCCGCGGGCTGCGCCACCAACGGCACCTTCACCCGGGAAGCCCTGGAGACGCTCCTGCCCCACCTGGACTTCGTCAACCTGGGGCTCAAGGGACTCTCCCAGGAGGTCTACCGGGCCTGCGGGGGAAGCTCCGTCGCCCCGGTCCTGCGGAACCTTCGGGCGCTGCACGCCGGAGGGGTGCACGTGGAGGTCTCCTGCATCTTCCGCAAGGGGGACGAGAAGACCCTGGAGGAGGTGGCCCGGCTTCTGCGGGGGGTCTCTCCCTCCATCCCCCTGCAGGTGATGCGCTTCCTCCCCTTCGAGGACGCGGAGGCCTCCCTGGAACCCTCCATCCGGGAGGCGGAGGCCCTCTGCGCCGCCCTGCGCCGGGACTCTCCCTTCGTGTACCTGTTCAACTCCCCCGGAACCCCGCTCCTCCACACCCTCTGCCCCGTCTGCGGCCGCGTCCTCTACCGCCGGGACTTCTACGGCCCCATGGGAGCCCGGCTGATGGACGCCGCCCCCTCCCTTTCGGGGGCCCGGGCCTGCGGAGGGTGCGGGGCGGAACTTCCCTTCACCAAGGGGGAGGCGTTTCGGGAGGCGGAGTTCCGGGAAGGGGACTTCCTGGGGGGATACCCCTTCACCCGGGCCCTGGAAATGGTGGAAGCCCTCCTCATCCCCCTGGGGGTGCGGGACCGGGGCAGGGTGGTGCGGGCGTGGGAGGAGGTGCTCACGGGAGACGGCCTGATGCGGCTTCACCGGGAGGTCCAGCGCCCGGAGAGCTACCCGGGGCTGGTGCGCCGGTTCGGAGCCCTCGTGGGGGCTCCCCGGGAGGCCCGGGAACTGGCCTCGTACCTGGAAGACCGGATGGACCGGGTGCGCCTCGCCGTGGCCTCCGCCCCCAGACGCCCCCGGGCCTACTACGCCATGGGCAAGGCCCTCTTCGCCCTGAAGGGGGAAAGGCTGGAGAACAACCTGGTGGAGCTGGCGGGGGGAGAGAGCGTCAACAAGAGGCTGGCCTTCGACGGACGGCCCGGGGCCACCCTGGAGGCCAGGACCCTGAACGACCTGAACCCGGAGCACCTGTTCGTCTCCGCCTTCATCTCCTCCTCCCGGGAGGACCTGCTGCGGGACTGCCAGGAGGCGGGGGTTCGGGTGGAGGCCACCCGAAGGCGCCAGGTGCACCCCCATCCCGCCCCGGGATGGGACTTCGGCAGCCCCCGGTGGATCCTGGGGCTCCTGCACCTGGCCAACTGCCTGCACCCGGATCGGGCGTCCTTCGACCTGACCTCGGAGGCCCAGGAGTTCTACGAACGTTTCTACGGCCGGGAGTTCTCCCCCTCCGGGCTCAACCGGTCCTTCGCCAAACCCTGCCGGGGGTGGCGCTGGAATCCCTGA
- a CDS encoding class I SAM-dependent methyltransferase — MRTDPEGFDRIAREVFAPLYPVVAHQILCGTGVRRGRCLDVGTGPGLLGLALAQLTDLEVCLLDRDPEMLRLARRNVAASPLATNTRTVEGDVHALPFPEDTFHLAVSRGSLFFWDDPEKAFGEILRVLAPGGFAWIGGGFGTGELKQKIAGAMRLRDPQWRPMVEKHTSQDLRERFLRALDGAGILHREVQNDDEGFWIRFRKGEGA; from the coding sequence ATGAGGACCGATCCGGAGGGGTTCGACCGCATCGCTCGGGAGGTCTTCGCCCCCCTCTACCCGGTGGTGGCCCACCAGATCCTGTGCGGCACCGGGGTCCGCCGGGGGCGCTGCCTGGACGTGGGGACGGGACCGGGGCTGCTGGGCCTGGCCCTGGCCCAGCTGACGGACCTGGAGGTCTGCCTTCTGGACCGGGACCCGGAGATGCTGCGCCTCGCCCGGCGCAACGTGGCCGCCAGCCCCCTGGCGACAAACACCCGCACGGTGGAGGGAGACGTGCACGCCCTGCCCTTCCCGGAGGACACCTTCCACCTGGCGGTGAGCCGGGGGTCCCTCTTCTTCTGGGACGATCCGGAGAAGGCCTTCGGGGAGATCCTCCGGGTCCTGGCCCCGGGGGGCTTCGCCTGGATCGGCGGCGGCTTCGGCACCGGAGAGCTGAAGCAGAAGATCGCCGGAGCCATGCGGCTTCGGGACCCCCAGTGGCGCCCCATGGTGGAAAAGCACACCAGCCAGGACCTTCGGGAGCGGTTCCTCCGTGCCCTGGACGGGGCGGGCATCCTCCATCGGGAGGTCCAGAACGACGACGAGGGGTTCTGGATCCGCTTCCGAAAGGGGGAGGGGGCATGA
- a CDS encoding ABC transporter substrate-binding protein: MRNRRLRTAALALGAVVLWVAAAQAGGRNVTDMAGRTVALPAKVSRVFCVNPIAATILYTLAPDRLLGWNFPLRPEEKRFLPRAYAELPVLGGWFSTQKGNVEEILKHRPDLFLHMGPLDASTRSLADRLQEQAGIPVVVLDYELTRLDRTYAFLGKLLGETKRAEALGAYCRETLRDVADKARGIPREKRVRVYYAEGPKGLQTEPSGSRHSQILDLVGATNVAEVPQGGLNGMSAASLEQIHLWDPDLILAWGTSRGGAYDGILSDPNWKTLRAVANRRVYAVPDNPFCWFDRPPGVNRLLGVRWAAALIYPEVFRYDLVKEAQRFYRLFWRYDLTAEEARDILRHSVRKE; encoded by the coding sequence ATGAGGAACCGAAGGTTGCGGACGGCGGCACTGGCCCTGGGAGCGGTGGTTTTGTGGGTTGCGGCGGCTCAGGCGGGAGGACGGAACGTGACGGACATGGCGGGAAGGACGGTCGCCCTGCCCGCGAAGGTCTCCCGGGTCTTCTGCGTCAACCCCATCGCCGCCACCATTCTCTACACCCTGGCCCCGGACCGGCTGCTGGGCTGGAACTTCCCCCTGCGTCCGGAGGAGAAGCGCTTCCTTCCCCGGGCCTACGCGGAGCTTCCCGTGCTGGGGGGGTGGTTCTCCACCCAGAAGGGCAACGTGGAGGAGATCCTGAAACACCGGCCGGACCTGTTCCTCCACATGGGCCCCCTGGACGCCTCCACCCGCTCCCTGGCGGATCGGCTTCAGGAGCAGGCGGGCATCCCCGTGGTGGTGCTGGACTACGAGCTGACCCGGCTGGACCGGACCTACGCCTTCCTGGGAAAGCTCCTGGGGGAGACGAAGCGGGCGGAGGCGCTGGGGGCCTACTGCCGGGAGACCCTGCGGGACGTGGCCGACAAGGCCCGCGGGATCCCCCGGGAAAAGCGGGTCCGGGTCTACTACGCCGAGGGACCCAAGGGGCTGCAGACCGAGCCTTCGGGCTCCCGGCACAGCCAGATCCTGGACCTGGTGGGGGCGACCAACGTGGCGGAGGTGCCCCAGGGAGGGCTCAACGGCATGTCCGCAGCCTCCCTGGAACAGATCCACCTGTGGGATCCGGACCTGATCCTGGCCTGGGGAACCTCCCGGGGAGGGGCCTACGACGGGATCCTCTCGGACCCGAACTGGAAGACCCTGCGGGCGGTGGCGAATCGAAGGGTCTACGCGGTGCCCGACAACCCCTTCTGCTGGTTCGACCGGCCCCCGGGGGTGAACCGGCTCCTGGGAGTGCGCTGGGCGGCGGCGCTGATCTACCCGGAGGTCTTTCGGTACGACCTGGTGAAGGAAGCCCAGCGCTTCTACCGCCTCTTCTGGCGCTACGATCTGACGGCGGAGGAGGCCCGGGACATCCTGCGGCACTCCGTAAGGAAGGAGTGA
- a CDS encoding ABC transporter ATP-binding protein, whose product MALEVRGLSCGYRGREVVRDVSLTLEEGRVLCLLGPNGAGKTTFFKTILGLLPSLGGSILLDGEDLLPWPAARRAQALGYVPQAREPLFSFRARDVVLMGRTCRLGLFASPSGKDRRLAEEALEAVGARHLGERPVTELSGGERQLVLLARALAQEPRFLVLDEPTTSLDFGKQLLVLRRIEQMGRRGMGVLVSTHFPEHAFLCAHQVLGFHGGGHLSPGPPEEVLTPRNLKTLYGVEVDIVRLGGKHGDRRVCVPRQG is encoded by the coding sequence ATGGCCCTGGAGGTGCGGGGGCTTTCCTGCGGCTACCGGGGGAGGGAGGTGGTCCGGGACGTGTCCCTGACCCTGGAGGAGGGGCGGGTCCTCTGCCTTCTGGGTCCCAACGGGGCGGGGAAGACCACCTTCTTCAAGACGATCCTGGGACTGCTGCCCTCCCTGGGAGGGAGCATCCTCCTGGACGGGGAGGACCTCCTCCCCTGGCCCGCGGCCCGAAGGGCGCAGGCCCTGGGTTACGTCCCCCAGGCCCGGGAACCCCTCTTCTCCTTCCGGGCGCGGGACGTGGTCCTCATGGGGCGCACCTGTCGGCTGGGGCTCTTCGCGTCCCCCTCCGGGAAGGACCGGAGGCTGGCGGAGGAGGCACTGGAGGCGGTGGGGGCGCGCCACCTGGGAGAACGCCCGGTGACGGAACTCAGCGGAGGAGAGCGGCAGCTGGTCCTGTTGGCCCGGGCGCTGGCGCAGGAACCCCGGTTCCTCGTCCTGGACGAGCCCACCACCAGCCTGGACTTCGGCAAACAGCTTCTGGTGCTGCGGCGCATCGAACAGATGGGACGGAGGGGCATGGGGGTCCTGGTGTCCACCCATTTCCCGGAACACGCCTTTCTGTGCGCCCATCAGGTCCTGGGGTTCCACGGGGGAGGGCACCTGAGCCCGGGCCCGCCGGAGGAGGTCCTCACTCCCCGAAACCTGAAGACCCTCTACGGGGTGGAGGTGGACATCGTCCGCCTCGGAGGGAAACACGGAGACAGAAGGGTCTGCGTGCCCCGTCAAGGGTGA
- a CDS encoding FecCD family ABC transporter permease codes for METSRVRTKTPQDLPPEGAAPFPFPLGADPSLPAPDALPLGKQTFLRPLLLWGALPLGALLLSFAVGRYPISPGQLLHALETALNASDASVPSALDTVLFRIRLPRILAALLVGASLGASGAALQGLFRNPLASPGLLGAVAGSGFGAALGICLSLPFPAIQALAFLWGLGAVLLACALGARMRHNPLLGLVLAGVMTGSLFTAATSLVKYVADPSDKLPAITFWLMGSLSSVAPRDLLFLLPPVVLGIAPLVLVRWRLNVLSLGEEEARALGLNVRGFRWLVILCTTLATAAAISVCGMIGWVGLVVPHLCRMAVGSDFKALLPASVLGGGVFLLLVDDLARILAAVEIPLGILTALVGVPFFLWLATRKGAAF; via the coding sequence TTGGAAACTTCCCGCGTCAGGACGAAAACGCCCCAGGACCTTCCCCCCGAGGGGGCGGCCCCGTTCCCCTTTCCCCTCGGAGCCGATCCTTCCCTCCCCGCGCCGGATGCCCTTCCCCTCGGGAAACAGACCTTCCTGCGCCCTCTTCTCCTCTGGGGGGCCCTGCCCCTGGGAGCCCTGCTCCTCTCCTTCGCCGTGGGACGCTACCCCATCTCCCCGGGGCAGCTCCTCCATGCCTTGGAAACCGCCCTGAACGCCAGCGACGCCTCGGTCCCCTCGGCCCTGGATACGGTTCTCTTCCGCATCCGTCTGCCCCGGATCCTGGCGGCGCTGCTGGTGGGAGCCTCCCTGGGGGCCTCCGGAGCGGCCCTCCAGGGGCTCTTCCGCAACCCCCTGGCCTCTCCGGGACTCCTGGGAGCGGTGGCAGGATCGGGGTTCGGGGCGGCCCTGGGGATCTGCCTCTCCCTGCCCTTTCCGGCAATCCAGGCCCTGGCCTTCCTCTGGGGTTTGGGGGCGGTCCTGCTGGCCTGCGCCCTGGGGGCCCGGATGCGCCACAACCCCCTGCTGGGGCTGGTGCTGGCGGGGGTGATGACCGGGTCCCTCTTCACCGCGGCCACCTCCCTGGTGAAGTACGTGGCGGACCCCTCCGACAAGCTCCCGGCCATCACCTTCTGGCTTATGGGCAGCCTGTCCTCCGTGGCGCCCCGAGACCTGCTGTTCCTTCTCCCTCCCGTGGTCCTGGGCATCGCTCCCCTGGTCCTGGTGCGCTGGCGCCTCAACGTGCTCTCCCTGGGGGAGGAGGAGGCCCGGGCTCTGGGGCTGAACGTCCGGGGCTTCCGGTGGCTGGTGATCCTCTGCACCACCCTGGCCACCGCCGCAGCCATCTCCGTGTGCGGCATGATCGGCTGGGTGGGTCTGGTGGTGCCCCACCTCTGCCGGATGGCGGTGGGGTCGGACTTCAAGGCCCTTCTGCCCGCCTCCGTCCTGGGAGGAGGGGTCTTCCTCCTGCTGGTGGACGACCTGGCGCGAATCCTGGCGGCGGTGGAAATTCCCCTGGGCATCCTGACGGCCCTGGTGGGGGTCCCCTTCTTCCTGTGGCTGGCCACCCGAAAGGGAGCCGCCTTCTGA